aagaaccaaacaataaattttcataaatattttttaaaaatataatttttagattatttggatgaatttataaacaaattaatatttttgaaaaaaaaaaattcttagattatatatatatatatggtcccGTCCTCCCTAGCTCTTcccttttatattatttttattaaagataatataatttttattgacaaaagtttacatttcatatatatatatatatatatgtgtgtgtgtgtgtgtggatggTATGTTTCATTTCTACaagttatcattttttttttttaaattaaggcTTAAATTTAGTCATTGGTTTCAAATCACATTCACATCAAAATTGGAATTGAGAATTAACTTTAACATCTTCCAATCAATGCAAATCTCCCACTTTTAGTAAAATCTCCAAAGTAACACATCTTTGTCAATTATTTTCAGTGTTGATGGAGTCAGCAAGAATGATTTTTATCTTTACAACAAATTCAAATTGATAAAAcaaatatgttttataaaatagtttttaaagtCACAATCATTGCTTAGCTTgcaaatcaaattatttatttattttttttaaaaaaaatccttttaaaCAGTAATCacaaacaagaaattaaagTCAAGTTGGTTCTTAGTTGTCCTTTATTTGTAGAAGTAATCATATTTGGTGCATTCTTATGAACCATATCACACCACAAATTTGAtgaaaatccaattttttttatattaaaatatcagCTCTAATTCAAGAAACAGTGAATTCGATTACTTATTCAATTATTTCTGCAGAGTTCTCAGTGTTGCAGTAATGCATTCATCAAAGTCAtcagttttaatttcattatttttccttGGTGTTGCACTATGTTTTTTCATTGTTGTCATTCTACTTATTCTTCTCTTGAGGTTGATCAAGACTGAGACTTTGCTCAAGATTATGCATTATAAGGATAGCACACAAGGTAAACTTAATCTCTTtagattgattgattgattgattgatttttttctcatgtatttgtttgtgcattgCAGTTGTAAATCATTTAAGTAGTAATCTCCATGCAATTAGCCATTTTGATTTCCAAACTCTAAAGAAAGCAACAAAAGATTTCAATCAAAAGAACAAGCTTGGAAGTGGAGGTTTTGGTCCTGTTTATCAGGTTTTTCTATTTTATCATAACATGTTTATCTGAATTTAAGTTTGTTATTGAATTCATTAagagtttaattaatttttaacagGGAGTGTTGGATGATGGGAGAGTGATTGCTGTGAAACAATTATCTGTTGGAAAATCAAAGCAAGGTGAATCTGAATTTCTTGCCGAAGTGAAGATGATCACAAACATTCAGCATAAAAATCTCGTTCGATTGATCGGTTGTTGCTCAGAAGGATCACAGAGACTTCTTGTCTATGAATACATGGAAAACAAAAGCTTAGACACCTTAATTTATGGTTAGAAACTCACAACCATAactaattagtattattttcacttaattaattactactTATGATGTATGTGCATATACACATCCATTGTTTGGAACAGGAGGCAATGAAACAGTAACATTAAGTTGGAACACTAGGTTTCAGATAATTCTCGGTGTTGCTCGAGGTTTACAGTATTTGCATGAGGATTCACATTCGAGAATTATTCATCGAGATATCAAAGCGAGCAATATTCTACTTGATGGTAAGTTTCAGCCGAAAATTGGTGATTTCGGTCTCGCAAAATTCTTCCCTGAAGATCAGGCTTATCTCAGCACAAAAGTTGCAGGAACACGGTAAGTTATGAGTTTCAAATTAGTGATCCAGTGATTAttctaatgttaattaattgatagattaaattgaattaaattctCTCAGAGGTTATACTGCTCCTGAATATGCAATTAGAGGAGAATTATCAGAAAAAGCAGATATTTACAGTTATGGAGTTCTTGTTCTGGAGATCATAAGTTGCAGAAAAAACACAGACCATGAATTGTCATCAGAACAACAGTATTTGCCAGAATATgtaaatctgaattttttttatttctgaattccaattttgaataaaagattaattgatcattttctttttatttgttgctGAATTTCAGGCATGGAGACTTAACAAGCAATCAAAATTGATTGATTTAGTGGATGAGAAACTAAAAACAGAGGAGAATTTTACTGAAACTGAAGTTCTCAATGTGTGTTACATTGCATTGTTATGTCTCCAATCTGAACCAAATTTAAGGCCTGCAATGTCTGAAGTAGTTGGCATGTTGGTTAGCAAGAATAAACCAACAAACATTCCCGAAACACCGGCTTTTCTAAATCATCGATCACCGACAAACAGTAATGCTGTTGTATCCAAAGatctttcttcttcaacttcattATCCATTTCAGTATTGCAAGATGTTTCTGCAAATGCTCATAGTCAACCTGAAAACCATGAAACATAAATAGTATATTCAGGTTCATATAATTcaaaactatataataatatatatatatgtgtgtgtgtatatatattcatattgtattgtttataactttatatactCTGTTTTCAAGGCAGGGTGTCTGTCATTTCTCAACTACCAATTTTGGAAATGGAAATGAAATTGGAAGAGTATTTAATGTGTATTTGTGTGAGTTAAAAGAGAGTTACTTTTGATGCATTGGTTTGAGAGAAAGAAAGGAGTGATATTGATGGAAATATATCATGGCATTGTTTTAGCACCACAAGTTGTTTTGCTTTTGTCCTGTGTGTTATGTATCACACTctcaaaccctaaattgttatTTAGCTTACTAGGCTATCAATGTtggacaaaaaagaaaaaatttaaatgaaaggTAACTTTAATAAACTCCTCTTTGTTTTGTCTCTCGAttgcttttaatatttaaaattttttaattttaccaattaaacactttttaattttaatttaaatgtaataatataGGATCGAAATCTAACCGGTTTGAACCCGACCCTGTAACCCAATACAGgtaatatagttaaaaataagaataagaaatgTTAAATCCATGTgacattatatattaattttcagttatgaatcaaaagaaattaatcatcaaatccatcactACTCACAATCATACATGAATCATTtatacctctctctctctccctcctcTTGAGCTTTCCTTATCAGGCATCAGCTTTAactctattttatattttatattatatatatatatatatatatgtgtgtgtgtattatactattatataatatgataataatattataatataataatatatataatggaagaGAAAAAGGGGATATTATTGAATGGACGGAGGAGAGAGTAGCAGAGATGCTGCcagaaaaagaaacagaaaacATTCAATTCAATGCTGCCAcctttttgttcctttttttttaatatcttttttcTCATTTCCTGTCTTAATTCTCTCcatcaactatttttttaaaaaaaaaaataggtaaaccacaatttattagaaaaatctccatctctcattcttttcttaaatatattcatatatatgtatatatatatatatatataataaggtCTTAAATTTAATTAAGAGGTACACAATTATCACTTGATTTCACCAACTATGTCTCTTCATTCATTCACATTCaagaaatacaataattaattaacaccATTAATCATTAACAcaagaagcaaaacaaaaagaaagtacAAGACCAAATGAAACttcatatcttcttcttcttcttcttcttcttcttcttgtgcaTTAGTTATGCAAAGGATTGGGACCAGTAGGCACAACACGATCATTAGATAAGCTTGAATTCATCGTCGATGAAGCGAAACGATCATCGAGTTTCATTGCTTCAGAAACAACACCTTCAAACTCAGGCTTAGAATTCTTTGAAGTGATAAACTCTCTTGCAAAGACATTTGAAACaatgagaataataataataataataagaacaataGCCTTCCACTTCATGGAACAAAAACActcaaaagaacaccaaatgaCACAAGACAAAGGAGatatagaagagaagaagacaaTGAAGTTAATAGAGTTCAAGtcaaacaaataagaaaacaaaaaagaagagcAATAACTACTAAGGTTACTAAGATTTACAGTGTCTTATGAGACATCTACATCTGAAGCTCAGTGATTCCACCAAACTGCATTTATTTGCCTTCATTCCATGGGCccaagaaagaaagagagagagagaaatgcaTGTATATAGGTTTAGGGTAGTATATTAACATTCCATTCTTATGCCATTATTTGTCTCTAGGGGACAAACAAGTCCTGTGGTTCAAATATATGTATCTAACTAAATGAAATCTTAGTATGAATAAGACCACAGCTTCAGACAGAACATTAAATGTCTACTAGAACAACATGAGTAGGTTTTCagtttagggtttttttgggtGATGTTTAGGTCCTATCCTATATAGGGGACAGAAGACAAGGGTTAGgcttagggttagggttacCTAGCTATATATGGTTCCTTCATTCATGAGtacatgagagagagagaaagagaaggtaAGCATTTATTTCCTCAGACTGTTGCACAACTTCtcattgaatttgttttcatgttgttatttaataatagaGCCATGATATGCCAATGATTTTTCTAAGTTTGGTTGGATTCTTATATTACTATTATGGAGTAAATCTTTGTGTtgagaagcatgcatgcatgcatgcatgcatgtatgtatgcatgtttgATAACTCATGTGTATGTTCACTGTTATTCCAAACCTTTGGGAGGTAGAACTTGAGTGGATACAAATTATATAGCATGCATTAATTAGTGTTTAAAAATTATCAGGTAATCCGggctaaaa
This portion of the Dioscorea cayenensis subsp. rotundata cultivar TDr96_F1 chromosome 3, TDr96_F1_v2_PseudoChromosome.rev07_lg8_w22 25.fasta, whole genome shotgun sequence genome encodes:
- the LOC120251305 gene encoding cold-responsive protein kinase 1-like; its protein translation is MHSSKSSVLISLFFLGVALCFFIVVILLILLLRLIKTETLLKIMHYKDSTQVVNHLSSNLHAISHFDFQTLKKATKDFNQKNKLGSGGFGPVYQGVLDDGRVIAVKQLSVGKSKQGESEFLAEVKMITNIQHKNLVRLIGCCSEGSQRLLVYEYMENKSLDTLIYGGNETVTLSWNTRFQIILGVARGLQYLHEDSHSRIIHRDIKASNILLDGKFQPKIGDFGLAKFFPEDQAYLSTKVAGTRGYTAPEYAIRGELSEKADIYSYGVLVLEIISCRKNTDHELSSEQQYLPEYAWRLNKQSKLIDLVDEKLKTEENFTETEVLNVCYIALLCLQSEPNLRPAMSEVVGMLVSKNKPTNIPETPAFLNHRSPTNSNAVVSKDLSSSTSLSISVLQDVSANAHSQPENHET